Proteins co-encoded in one Micropterus dolomieu isolate WLL.071019.BEF.003 ecotype Adirondacks linkage group LG19, ASM2129224v1, whole genome shotgun sequence genomic window:
- the LOC123958354 gene encoding seipin-like isoform X1: MDQESHLHPGDDGEPSVVIGQMLLKLQDAVVVAISHTRQRVIQGFIVFSVVLLLLSIATFLYGSFYYSFMPKAAFSTPVHYYYRTDCESPASLLCSYPVANISLMRNKKHVLTFGQTYRMSLQLEMPESQANQELGMFMVKIGCFSQEGGQVASSSRSAGQLLSASSSRFSMLRYHSDLLGSLRTLLLLPAFLSGAAEQKQVLEVELFSDYTEDPYAPSSTAVIEILSKKVQIYSSQLYIHAHFTGIRHFMFNFPILSALVGVSSNFIFLSLVFILSYLRLLVGVNLEPEQLREDGVLSDREKDTSNKQQEDEKDAAAGPAELLGPLQTAPTDPSQGMLHFRSGDRTDMVRVK; encoded by the exons ATGGATCAAGAAAGTCATTTGCATCCAGGAGATGATGGGGAACCGTCGGTAGTCATTGGCCAGATGCTACTGAAGCTCCAGGATGCCGTCGTTGTGGCGATTTCACATACCCGTCAGAGAGTTATACAgggctttattgtgttttccGTTGTCCTCCTGCTCCTCAGTATCGCTACCTTTTTATACGGAAGCTTCTACTACTCTTTCATGCCCAAGGCGGCTTTTTCCACACCTGTGCACTATTATTACAG GACAGACTGTGAATCTCCTGCCTCTTTATTGTGCTCTTATCCAGTGGCCAACATATCTCTGATGAGGAACAAGAAGCAT gTGCTGACATTTGGCCAGACATATCGGATGTCCCTGCAGCTGGAGATGCCTGAATCTCAGGCCAATCAGGAGCTGGGGATGTTCATGGTCAAGATAGGTTGTTTCTCTCAGGAAGGAGGGCAAGTTGCCTCCTCTTCCCGCTCT GCAGGACAACTGCTGTCCGCCTCCAGCTCTCGCTTT AGCATGCTGCGATACCATTCAGACCTGCTGGGGTCCCTGAGAACTCTACTGCTCCTCCCGGCCTTTCTGAGTGGAGCCGCCGAGCAGAAACAAGTCCTGGAGGTGGAGCTCTTCTCAGACTACACAGAAGACCCC TATGCCCCCTCGTCCACCGCTGTCATTGAGATCCTGTCCAAAAAGGTGCAGATTTACTCATCTCAGCTCTACATTCATGCTCACTTCACTGGTATACG aCACTTTATGTTTAACTTCCCCATCCTATCGGCCTTGGTAGGCGTGTCCAGTAACTTCATCTTCCTGAGTCTCGTCTTCATCCTCAGCTACTTGAGGTTGCTGGTGGGAGTGAACTTAGAACCAGAGCAG CTCAGAGAAGATGGAGTGCTGTCAGACAGGGAAAAGGACACGAGCAACAAGCAGCAAGAGGACGAAAaagatgctgctgctg GTCCTGCAGAGCTGTTGGGTCCTCTCCAGACAGCCCCCACAGATCCAAGCCAGGGGATGCTCCATTTCCGCTCTGGTGACA
- the LOC123958354 gene encoding seipin-like isoform X2 — translation MDQESHLHPGDDGEPSVVIGQMLLKLQDAVVVAISHTRQRVIQGFIVFSVVLLLLSIATFLYGSFYYSFMPKAAFSTPVHYYYRTDCESPASLLCSYPVANISLMRNKKHVLTFGQTYRMSLQLEMPESQANQELGMFMVKIGCFSQEGGQVASSSRSSMLRYHSDLLGSLRTLLLLPAFLSGAAEQKQVLEVELFSDYTEDPYAPSSTAVIEILSKKVQIYSSQLYIHAHFTGIRHFMFNFPILSALVGVSSNFIFLSLVFILSYLRLLVGVNLEPEQLREDGVLSDREKDTSNKQQEDEKDAAAGPAELLGPLQTAPTDPSQGMLHFRSGDRTDMVRVK, via the exons ATGGATCAAGAAAGTCATTTGCATCCAGGAGATGATGGGGAACCGTCGGTAGTCATTGGCCAGATGCTACTGAAGCTCCAGGATGCCGTCGTTGTGGCGATTTCACATACCCGTCAGAGAGTTATACAgggctttattgtgttttccGTTGTCCTCCTGCTCCTCAGTATCGCTACCTTTTTATACGGAAGCTTCTACTACTCTTTCATGCCCAAGGCGGCTTTTTCCACACCTGTGCACTATTATTACAG GACAGACTGTGAATCTCCTGCCTCTTTATTGTGCTCTTATCCAGTGGCCAACATATCTCTGATGAGGAACAAGAAGCAT gTGCTGACATTTGGCCAGACATATCGGATGTCCCTGCAGCTGGAGATGCCTGAATCTCAGGCCAATCAGGAGCTGGGGATGTTCATGGTCAAGATAGGTTGTTTCTCTCAGGAAGGAGGGCAAGTTGCCTCCTCTTCCCGCTCT AGCATGCTGCGATACCATTCAGACCTGCTGGGGTCCCTGAGAACTCTACTGCTCCTCCCGGCCTTTCTGAGTGGAGCCGCCGAGCAGAAACAAGTCCTGGAGGTGGAGCTCTTCTCAGACTACACAGAAGACCCC TATGCCCCCTCGTCCACCGCTGTCATTGAGATCCTGTCCAAAAAGGTGCAGATTTACTCATCTCAGCTCTACATTCATGCTCACTTCACTGGTATACG aCACTTTATGTTTAACTTCCCCATCCTATCGGCCTTGGTAGGCGTGTCCAGTAACTTCATCTTCCTGAGTCTCGTCTTCATCCTCAGCTACTTGAGGTTGCTGGTGGGAGTGAACTTAGAACCAGAGCAG CTCAGAGAAGATGGAGTGCTGTCAGACAGGGAAAAGGACACGAGCAACAAGCAGCAAGAGGACGAAAaagatgctgctgctg GTCCTGCAGAGCTGTTGGGTCCTCTCCAGACAGCCCCCACAGATCCAAGCCAGGGGATGCTCCATTTCCGCTCTGGTGACA